The Streptomyces sp. NBC_00576 genome contains the following window.
TCACCCAGCTGCGCGAACAGGTCGAGTCAGGTGAACTCACCCTCCGAGTCGCGGCAACCCTGCCTGTGCACCAGGCAGCCGAGGCTCATCGGCAGCTCGAGAAGGGCGGCCTGCGGGGGCGGCTCGTCCTCGAGTTCCCGCCCGCAGCAGCCACCTGAGAATCACCGCGAGTGTCGTCGCTCGGCAACGGGTGGAAAGCCCACCGAAAAGGGCTTCCCACCCGTCGGCCCGGAGGTGTTTCCGGTGATGACGACACAAGTTCCGCCAGTCACTCCGCAGCCGAGCCCTGCAGCGTTTCTCTGTGCAGCTACCGTGAATGTGGGTGAATTTTAAACTTTCAAGATTTCTCGCGGTGTCAACTTCTGCGACAGTCGGGATCAGGGGGTTAAGTCACGCCAAGTCGACCAACTGGGACCATAGTTGATGCACCGTCATAGACATCCGAGAGGCGTCGCCGCGCTCTTGGCTCCTCTCCTCGCAGGATCCCTCACACTGGCCGGTACGGCGTCCGCACACGCCGCCGCCGACTCACCCGACTCCAGCCAGACGAACCGCAGTTACAGCGCGGGCACCTACGTCGTGCAACTCTCCGATGAACCGGTCGCCACGTACGAGGGCGGACTGCCCCGCCTGAAGCAGACCGCTCCCGAATCGGGGAAGCGGTTCGATGCCGACTCCGGCGCCGTCAAGAATTACCTGCGACACCTGGACACCCGCCGTGACGACGTGCTGGACGCTGTCCCGGGCGTCAAGAAGTTGTACGACTACGAC
Protein-coding sequences here:
- a CDS encoding zinc-binding dehydrogenase, whose protein sequence is MNVRTRVTDTAAITQLREQVESGELTLRVAATLPVHQAAEAHRQLEKGGLRGRLVLEFPPAAAT